GCGGCGGCCGATGAAGTGGGTGCTCCCGTCATTTTGCAAGCCAGTGCGGGTGCCCGCAAGTATGCAGGTGAGCCCTTCATCAAGCACCTGATCCAGGCTGCGGTAGAAGCGTTCCCGCACATTCCATTGGTGATGCACCAGGATCACGGCACCAGCCCGAAAATTTGTCAGGGCGCAATTGACCTTGGTTTTGGCTCAGTGATGATGGATGGTTCTTTGATGGAAGACGGCAAAACCCCTGCGTCTTTCGATTACAACCTGGAAGTGACTCGCAAAGTCGTGGACATGGCGCACAAGGTTGGTGTGACCGTGGAAGGCGAACTGGGTTGCCTGGGTAATTTGGAAACTGGTGAGGCTGGTGAAGAAGACGGCATTGGCGCCGATGTGAAGCTGGATCACAGCCAAATGCTGACTGACCCCGAAGAAGCCGCTGTGTTTGTAAAAGCCACCCAATTGGACGCGTTGGCCATCGCCATTGGTACCAGCCACGGTGCCTACAAGTTCAGCCGCAAGCCCACAGGCGACATTCTGGCGATTTCCCGAGTCAAGGAAATTCACGCCCGCATTCCCAATACGCACCTGGTGATGCACGGTTCCTCATCGGTACCTGCCGATTTGTTGGCCATCATCAACCAATACGGTGGCAAGATGAAAGAAACCTACGGCGTGCCTGTGGAAGAAATCCAGGAAGCGATCAAGTACGGTGTTCGCAAAATCAACATTGACACAGATATTCGTCTGGCCATGACAGGTGCCGTGCGCAAATTCATGTTTGAAAATCCGGACAAGTTCGATGCGCGCGAATGGCTCAAGCCAGCCCGTGAAGCAGCCAAGCAGATTTGCAAGCAGCGTTACATGGAATTCGGTTGTGAAGGCCAGGGTGCCAAGATCAAGCCAATCGCGTTGAGCGAAATCGCTCAAAAATACGCCAAGGGCGAATTGGCCCAGATCGTGCAGTAACAGCGGTTCGATCCGCAAGTAGAAGCTCACGCGGGCTGCGCCCCGCGTGTTTTGTTTTTTAAAGCCTGAATCCGCAAGAGGCCTGTTGAATGAGTACTGTGTTTGAAACCAAGCTGACATCCCTGCCGTTGTTGCATCGAGGAAAGGTGAGGGAAAACTTCTCGGTCGGCGATGACAAAATGCTCATCGTGGCCAGCGACCGCCTGTCTGCATTCGATGTCATCCTGGACCAGCCCATTCCCGAGAAAGGCATGGTGCTGACTCAAATGGCCCAGTTCTGGTTCGATATTCTGGCCGATGTGGTGCCCAATCACTTGACCGGCATTGACCCAGAAACCGTGGTGTCCGCTGCCGAGGCGCCGCAAATCAAGGGCCGCTCGATGGTGGTCAAAAAGCTGAAAGCCCTGCCGATTGAGGCTGTTGTGCGCGGCTACCTGATTGGCTCTG
The nucleotide sequence above comes from Limnobacter thiooxidans. Encoded proteins:
- the fba gene encoding class II fructose-bisphosphate aldolase (catalyzes the reversible aldol condensation of dihydroxyacetonephosphate and glyceraldehyde 3-phosphate in the Calvin cycle, glycolysis, and/or gluconeogenesis): MPLVSMRQLLDHAAENGYGIPAFNVNNLEQVQAVMAAADEVGAPVILQASAGARKYAGEPFIKHLIQAAVEAFPHIPLVMHQDHGTSPKICQGAIDLGFGSVMMDGSLMEDGKTPASFDYNLEVTRKVVDMAHKVGVTVEGELGCLGNLETGEAGEEDGIGADVKLDHSQMLTDPEEAAVFVKATQLDALAIAIGTSHGAYKFSRKPTGDILAISRVKEIHARIPNTHLVMHGSSSVPADLLAIINQYGGKMKETYGVPVEEIQEAIKYGVRKINIDTDIRLAMTGAVRKFMFENPDKFDAREWLKPAREAAKQICKQRYMEFGCEGQGAKIKPIALSEIAQKYAKGELAQIVQ